A genomic stretch from Neodiprion fabricii isolate iyNeoFabr1 chromosome 3, iyNeoFabr1.1, whole genome shotgun sequence includes:
- the LOC124178601 gene encoding magnesium transporter NIPA2 isoform X1, with protein MNQTSSSGIDKPYDTVGFYIGLGLAIGSSIFIGGSFIIKKKALIRIQQQGSVRAGSGGFAYLKEWIWWAGLLSMGIGEAANFAAYAFAPASLVTPLGALSVLVAAVLASKFLNENLNLLGKIGCFLCIVGSTMIVIHAPKEEEIENLEVLLSKIQEPGFICYIVIIITASVFIVYQFESTHGRQNVIIYVLICSSIGSLTVMSCKGLGLALKETISGSANELGNWLTWVLLLTVILCVSVQMNYLNKALDLFNTGIVTPVYYVFFTTFVIMASAILFQEWRHMSATNILGSVCGFSTVLVAIVLLNAFKDLDISYRSIQGILRPRRELVTSCDFRWEAREHSVLISNQSESDQDNTYGSPSITRTV; from the exons AG GTGGAAGTTTcattataaaaaagaaagctCTCATCCGGATACAACAACAGGGTTCGGTGCGTGCTGGTTCAGGAGGATTTGCATACCTTAAGGAATGGATATGGTGGGCAGGCTTATTGTCTA TGGGAATTGGGGAAGCAGCAAATTTTGCAGCCTATGCTTTTGCTCCAGCATCTCTCGTCACACCTCTTGGGGCTCTTAGCGTCTTGGTTGCCGCTGTATTGGCATCTAAGTTCTTGAACGAAAACTTGAATCTTCTGGGAAAG atCGGGTGCTTCCTATGCATTGTTGGTTCAACAATGATAGTAATCCACGCCccaaaagaagaagagatcGAGAATCTTGAAGTCCTCctatcaaaaattcaagagcctggtttcatttgttacattGTGATAATAATTACCGCTAGTGTCTTCATAGTTTACCAATTCGAATCAACTCACGGCCGACAGAATGTGATAATCTATGTTCTCATTTGCTCCTCTATTGGTTCCTTAACTGTGATGAGCTGCAAAGGTCTTGGTCTTGCATTAAAAGAAACTATTTCAGGCAGCGCAAATGAATTGGGAAACTGGCTTACTTGGGTCCTTCTGCTCACTGTAATTTTATGCGTGAGTGTGCAAATGAACTACCTGAACAAGGCTCTAGACTTATTCAACACAGGAATAGTGACTCCCGTTTACTATGTATTCTTTACGACTTTTGTGATAATGGCGTCGGCGATACTCTTCCAGGAGTGGAGGCACATGTCCGCAACTAATATATTAGGCTCAGTTTGCGGATTCTCCACTGTGCTTGTTGCTATTGTTTTATTAAATGCCTTCAAAGATTTGGATATCAGTTATCGCAGCATTCAAGGAATCTTGAGGCCAAGGAGAGAGCTTGTCACCTCTTGTGACTTTAGGTGGGAAGCGAGGGAGCACTCCGTCCTCATTAGTAACCAGTCTGAATCTGATCAGGACAATACTTATGGAAGTCCTAGTATTACCAGAACTGTGTGA
- the LOC124178604 gene encoding protein cornichon, translated as MAFGLAAFSYIVALIIDAFLIFFSIFHVIAFDELKTEYKNPIDQCNSLNPLVVPEYLLHVFFNVLFLIAGEWFSLILNLPLLVYHFLRFRNRPVMSELGLYDPTTIMNASDLTRCQREGWVKLAFYLLSFFYYLYGMISSLIQ; from the exons ATGGCGTTCGGTCTAGCTGCGTTTTCATACATTGTTGCATTAATTATCGACGcctttttaatattcttttcgaTATTTCAC GTCATCGCTTTTGATGAATTAAAAACAGAGTACAAAAATCCAATCGATCAATGCAACAGTCTAAACCCG CTTGTCGTTCCAGAGTACCTTCTAcacgtttttttcaacgtaCTCTTCTTGATTGCCGGAGAATGGTTCTCCTTAATTTTGAACCTTCCTTTGCTCGTCTATCACTTCCTTAGATTTCGGAACAGGCCTGTGATGTCTGAACTCGGTCTTTACGATCCTACAACTATAATGAACGCGTCTGACTTAACGAGATGTCAACGAGAAGGCTGGGTCAAACTGGCGTTTTATCTTTTGTCCTTTTTTTACTACCTTTACGG AATGATCAGCTCCCTCATTCAATGA
- the LOC124178601 gene encoding magnesium transporter NIPA2 isoform X2 produces the protein MGIGEAANFAAYAFAPASLVTPLGALSVLVAAVLASKFLNENLNLLGKIGCFLCIVGSTMIVIHAPKEEEIENLEVLLSKIQEPGFICYIVIIITASVFIVYQFESTHGRQNVIIYVLICSSIGSLTVMSCKGLGLALKETISGSANELGNWLTWVLLLTVILCVSVQMNYLNKALDLFNTGIVTPVYYVFFTTFVIMASAILFQEWRHMSATNILGSVCGFSTVLVAIVLLNAFKDLDISYRSIQGILRPRRELVTSCDFRWEAREHSVLISNQSESDQDNTYGSPSITRTV, from the exons A TGGGAATTGGGGAAGCAGCAAATTTTGCAGCCTATGCTTTTGCTCCAGCATCTCTCGTCACACCTCTTGGGGCTCTTAGCGTCTTGGTTGCCGCTGTATTGGCATCTAAGTTCTTGAACGAAAACTTGAATCTTCTGGGAAAG atCGGGTGCTTCCTATGCATTGTTGGTTCAACAATGATAGTAATCCACGCCccaaaagaagaagagatcGAGAATCTTGAAGTCCTCctatcaaaaattcaagagcctggtttcatttgttacattGTGATAATAATTACCGCTAGTGTCTTCATAGTTTACCAATTCGAATCAACTCACGGCCGACAGAATGTGATAATCTATGTTCTCATTTGCTCCTCTATTGGTTCCTTAACTGTGATGAGCTGCAAAGGTCTTGGTCTTGCATTAAAAGAAACTATTTCAGGCAGCGCAAATGAATTGGGAAACTGGCTTACTTGGGTCCTTCTGCTCACTGTAATTTTATGCGTGAGTGTGCAAATGAACTACCTGAACAAGGCTCTAGACTTATTCAACACAGGAATAGTGACTCCCGTTTACTATGTATTCTTTACGACTTTTGTGATAATGGCGTCGGCGATACTCTTCCAGGAGTGGAGGCACATGTCCGCAACTAATATATTAGGCTCAGTTTGCGGATTCTCCACTGTGCTTGTTGCTATTGTTTTATTAAATGCCTTCAAAGATTTGGATATCAGTTATCGCAGCATTCAAGGAATCTTGAGGCCAAGGAGAGAGCTTGTCACCTCTTGTGACTTTAGGTGGGAAGCGAGGGAGCACTCCGTCCTCATTAGTAACCAGTCTGAATCTGATCAGGACAATACTTATGGAAGTCCTAGTATTACCAGAACTGTGTGA